A stretch of the Proteiniborus ethanoligenes genome encodes the following:
- a CDS encoding aspartyl-phosphate phosphatase Spo0E family protein — protein sequence MSELNNLLSDIEVLRENLIKLIEKKEGNLQDPDIIATSQILNAAITKYNEFILKKSKSSD from the coding sequence ATGTCAGAATTGAATAATTTGTTAAGTGATATAGAAGTGCTTAGAGAAAACTTAATAAAGCTAATTGAAAAAAAAGAAGGCAATTTACAAGATCCTGATATAATAGCTACAAGTCAAATATTAAATGCTGCTATTACTAAGTATAATGAATTTATTTTGAAAAAATCTAAATCTAGTGACTAA
- a CDS encoding universal stress protein UspA, whose product MKDHKNVMVCVTQQKTCKRLIMGGYNEINEGDNLYIIHVVSENDNFLYNSNDGEALEYLFDASKKVGADLTVIRSKDVIKAISDFAIKNNITHIIMGSSPSDKDIENSNITRVLKEMLPKAKFIII is encoded by the coding sequence ATGAAGGATCATAAAAATGTGATGGTATGCGTAACCCAACAAAAAACCTGTAAAAGGCTTATAATGGGCGGCTATAATGAGATTAATGAAGGAGACAATTTGTATATTATCCATGTTGTAAGTGAAAACGATAATTTCTTATACAATTCAAATGACGGAGAAGCATTGGAATATCTATTTGATGCATCAAAAAAGGTTGGTGCAGATCTTACTGTAATTAGATCAAAAGATGTCATAAAAGCTATTTCTGATTTTGCAATAAAGAATAATATTACACATATCATAATGGGTTCCTCTCCTAGCGATAAAGATATTGAGAATAGCAACATAACCCGAGTACTTAAGGAAATGTTACCAAAAGCTAAGTTTATCATAATATAG
- a CDS encoding DsrE/DsrF/DrsH-like family protein, which yields MNKRINLLVFSGDYDKALAALILANGAKELNMDVTIFFAFWGLLILRDENKSALKRKSFFERMFSLFTPKGVENLTLSRMNMGGIGQKMLKKMMQDKNKPMLKDFLDGARKKGVKFYGCKLSQEVMGFSKEELIPEVEIIDVYEYLKDALESEIQLFI from the coding sequence TTGAATAAAAGAATTAATTTACTTGTTTTTAGTGGTGATTATGACAAGGCGTTAGCTGCTTTAATTCTTGCAAATGGAGCTAAAGAATTAAATATGGATGTTACTATATTTTTTGCTTTCTGGGGTTTGCTAATACTAAGAGATGAAAATAAAAGTGCTTTAAAGAGGAAATCTTTTTTCGAGAGAATGTTCAGCCTATTCACTCCAAAGGGAGTTGAAAACTTGACACTATCTAGAATGAACATGGGGGGCATAGGACAAAAAATGCTTAAGAAAATGATGCAAGACAAGAATAAGCCTATGCTAAAAGATTTTTTAGATGGAGCTAGAAAAAAAGGAGTAAAATTTTACGGATGCAAATTATCCCAAGAGGTAATGGGCTTTAGTAAGGAAGAGCTTATACCAGAAGTAGAAATAATTGATGTATATGA